One Cheilinus undulatus linkage group 22, ASM1832078v1, whole genome shotgun sequence DNA window includes the following coding sequences:
- the LOC121504929 gene encoding ovarian cancer G-protein coupled receptor 1-like: MANISVASIDYADYYDIYVVPWEDYKNIFFIKHVVTCIIISIGLPLLLMAIYALYSLVKNGQVAPIYIINLFISDLIQFCFLIALESKPEEVMIQIILNCIYICGLLTSVGFMLCISLERYLLIAHPLWYRFRRTIRISVGVCVVVWIIPPILIFTVFTWNTGFDVKIIFFIFFIIPFPLFIFFLVGTLRALSTSVSVPSDEKRRIVAILVLVLLIYTLLFLPYIIALIAGKHIHDLTLIDLSTMFVRLSPLADLLLFVFIKKETFGKLWTSVCCCRKENNDTNNTSTINLDHTETSGYQLGGRSQKVAD; this comes from the exons ATGGCAAACATCTCTGTGGCAAGCATTGACTATGCTGACTATTATGATATTTATGTTGTACCTTGGGAGGATTATAAAAACATCTTCTTCATCAAGCATGTAGTGACATGCATCATTATTTCTATCGGTCTCCCTTTGTTACTCATGGCCATCTATGCTCTCTACTCTCTG GTAAAGAATGGTCAGGTGGCTCCAATCTACATCATCAACCTTTTCATATCAGACCTCATTCAGTTCTGCTTTCTGATCGCTTTGGAGTCCAAACCTGAGGAAGTGATGATACAAATTATTCTGAACTGTATTTACATATGTGGTCTATTAACTAGTGTTGGCTTCATGCTGTGTATTTCACTGGAAAG ATATTTGCTCATCGCCCACCCACTGTGGTACCGCTTCAGACGAACCATCAGGATCTCTGTGGGGGTCTGTGTTGTAGTCTGGATCATACCTCCCATCTTGATTTTTACTGTGTTCACCTGGAATACTGGGTTTGATGTAAAAATtatcttcttcatcttcttcatcaTTCCCTTCCCACTGTTCATCTTCTTCCTGGTTGGGACCCTCAGAGCTCTCTCTACTTCTGTCTCAGTCCCCTCTGATGAAAAACGGAGAATCGTGGCAATCTTAGTCCTGGTGCTGCTGATTTATACTCTGCTGTTCCTGCCTTACATTATTGCCCTCATTGCAGGAAAACATATCCATGATCTCACTCTAATTGACCTGTCCACCATGTTTGTAAGGCTGAGTCCACTTGCAGACTtacttctgtttgttttcatcaaaaaagagACCTTTGGGAAGCTTTGGACCTCTGTGTGCTGTTGCAGAAAGGAGAACAATGACACCAACAACACCAGCACAATCAATCTAGACCACACAGAGACCAGTGGTTATCAGTTAGGGGGGCGGAGCCAAAAAGTAGCTGATTGA